Genomic DNA from Pelosinus sp. UFO1:
GTTTAACCGATTTGGCGGCACCAATCATTGTAAACAATGAGTATATAGGGGCTTTTCTTGCAGGACAAGTTATTCTTGCACAAGCGGACTATGATACGAAAGCTGAAATGTTTGAGCGAACAGCTAACCTAGGATTGGATTCAGAATTATTGTCAGAGTTTTTTGATATTATAGAGGTTGTACCAGAAAAAAGAATTAAAGCAGCAGCAGACCTAATTTATATCATGTCAAATTATATTGTAGAAATTGGTGTAGCGAATATTGCGAGTAAGCAGCTAGTAAAAGAAGTAAAGGTGAAAGCGGAACTTGAGGCTATGCTGCGTGCTACGGAATTAAAGGCACTGCAATCTCAGGTTAATCCTCATTTTTTGTTTAATACATTAAATACAATTGCAAGATTGGCTATGCTAGAGGGAGCAAGTCAAACACAAGAAGTAGTTTATGCGTTATCAGATCTGCTTCGGAATAATTTAAGAGACATTGAAATTTTACGAAGCTTAGAACAAGAAGTAAAATCCATCAGAGATTATCTGTTGATACAGAAAGTACGTTTTGGAGAACGTATTGAGACTTATATTGAGGTAGATCCTTTGATAATGGAAACGAAGATTCCTCCTCTTACTCTTCAACCTTTAGTTGAAAATGCGATTATTCATGGTTTGGAAAACAAAGTAGAGGGCGGAGTCGTTCGTGTAAGTGGAAAAATTGAAGGAAATGACGTAGTTCTCCTTGTGAGTGATACTGGGGACGGTGTTTCAGCAGAGGATATTCGTACTATTTTCCATGCGGAAAAGCGCAAGCAAATTCATGGTCAAACGACGGGACTTGGAATCATTAATGTTCACAAGCGAATTCAGCATTATTTTGGTAACGAATATGGCCTTACCATGGAGAGTAAAGTAGGGGAAGGAACTAACATTTACATTCGAATTCCCTACTGTTCCTTATAAGAGAGTCTACCAGAGGAGAAAAGAATGTATACATTATTGATCGCAGATGATGAACAATTAGAGCGGCAAGCATTACGATTTATTGTGGAGCAAAAATGTCCGAACATTCGGATCATAGGCGAAACAGGAGACGGAAAGAGTGCTGTTCAGATTGCTGCAATAGAAAAACCAGATATTGTTTTAATGGATATCCGTATGCCTGAAATGAATGGGTTAGAAGCAGCTAAGCGTATTCGATCAGCTTTACCAAACACAATCATTATCATGCTTACCGCTTTTGATGAATTTAGCTATGCAAAACAGGCGTTAACAATTGGGGTTGTTGAGTATTTACTAAAACCTGTTCGTCCAGACGATATAACCCGAACATTGTATCTTACCATAAATAAAGTAAATGAAATCAAAAGAAGACAACAGGAAGAAATTAATCTGCGAAAAAGCGTAGAAGAAGCTATGCCTTTTATCCAAATGTCATTTGTACACGATTTGGTTTCTGGTAATATTAAAGACGTTGAACATTTCCAGGAACGATCTCGGTTTTTAGGCATGAAGGTAGATCCTGGTGTTGTATTGGCTGTTGATGTTGATAATTTTAAGCAGCTGACCTCTAGTGATAGCGAGCTAGAAAAACAAATGATAAAGCAGCGAATTTACAAACTTATTTGCAGCGTTGCAGGTGACGATGCTTTAGTCACCCCTTTTGGCAGTGATAATCTGATCATTTTATTAGGATTTCTTCAGATAGACGATATTGAATCCATCCAGGAAAATACTAAGAAAACTGCAAGTGAGATACAAGAGTGTATTGCTCGGGAGATGAATATCAGTAT
This window encodes:
- a CDS encoding PocR ligand-binding domain-containing protein, producing the protein MNGFTLGEIVNTQILQEIQDKFSEATGLASVIVDPEGNPITNPSNFTKFCTYIRSCSEGFARCTQCDDRGGRGNQKPSVYRCHNGLTDLAAPIIVNNEYIGAFLAGQVILAQADYDTKAEMFERTANLGLDSELLSEFFDIIEVVPEKRIKAAADLIYIMSNYIVEIGVANIASKQLVKEVKVKAELEAMLRATELKALQSQVNPHFLFNTLNTIARLAMLEGASQTQEVVYALSDLLRNNLRDIEILRSLEQEVKSIRDYLLIQKVRFGERIETYIEVDPLIMETKIPPLTLQPLVENAIIHGLENKVEGGVVRVSGKIEGNDVVLLVSDTGDGVSAEDIRTIFHAEKRKQIHGQTTGLGIINVHKRIQHYFGNEYGLTMESKVGEGTNIYIRIPYCSL